In Gossypium raimondii isolate GPD5lz chromosome 12, ASM2569854v1, whole genome shotgun sequence, a single window of DNA contains:
- the LOC105763822 gene encoding UDP-galactose/UDP-glucose transporter 2, producing the protein MKNEEQARFLFGISLSDLPKWKQFLICSSGFFFGYLVNGVCEEYVYNRLQFSYGWYFTFVQGFVYLFLIYLQGFTPKQMVNPWKTYVKLSAVLMGSHGLTKGSLAFLNYPAQLMFKSTKVLPVMVMGAFIPGLRRKYPAHEYISAILLVVGLILFTLADAQTSPNFSVVGVVMVTGALVMDSFLGNLQEAIFTLNPETTQMEMLFCSTVVGLPFLIPPMVLTGELFKAWNSCSQHLYVYGVLVFEAMATFIGQVSVLSLIAIFGAATTAMVTTARKAVTLLLSYLIFTKPLTEQHGTGLLLIAMGITLKLLPMPVDSKPGYKRVSSSVASEETRNGLEVEEKNNLV; encoded by the exons ATGAAAAACGAAGAACAAGCACGTTTCTTGTTTGGGATTTCACTCTCGGATTTGCCTAAATGGAAACAGTTTCTTATTTGTTCTTCTGGGTTCTTCTTTGGTTACCTTGTTAATGGCGTTTGtgag GAATATGTATACAACAGACTCCAGTTCAG CTATGGGTGGTACTTCACATTTGTTCAAGGATTTGTATATCTCTTCCTAATTTATCTTCAAGGTTTCACCCCAAAACAAATGGTGAATCCATGGAAGACTTATGTGAAACTCTCTGCAGTTCTTATGGGTTCTCATGGGCTCACAAAAGGGTCTTTGGCTTTTCTCAATTACCCTGCTCAGCTCATGTTCAAATCCACCAAG GTTCTACCAGTGATGGTAATGGGTGCTTTCATACCAGGTTTAAGACGAAAATACCCAGCACATGAATATATTTCAGCAATTCTTTTAGTAGTGGGATTGATTCTCTTCACTTTAGCCGATGCTCAAACATCCCCAAATTTCAGTGTCGTCGGCGTAGTGATGGTCACCGGTGCTCTGGTAATGGATTCCTTTCTCGGCAATTTGCAAGAAGCTATCTTTACGTTAAACCCAGAAACGACACAG ATGGAAATGCTTTTTTGCTCGACGGTGGTTGGTTTGCCGTTCTTGATTCCGCCCATGGTTTTAACGGGAGAGCTGTTCAAGGCATGGAATTCATGTTCACAG CATTTGTACGTGTATGGCGTGCTGGTGTTTGAAGCAATGGCCACATTCATTGGACAAGTTTCAGTCCTTTCCCTCATTGCCATTTTTGGTGCAGCCACCACAGCAATG GTCACAACTGCAAGAAAGGCAGTGACATTGCTGTTATCATACTTGATATTCACCAAGCCATTGACTGAGCAACATGGGACTGGGCTTTTGCTTATAGCCATGGGGATCACTTTGAAACTCTTGCCGATGCCGGTCGATAGCAAACCAGGTTATAAACGAGTGTCGAGTTCTGTTGCAAGTGAAGAAACGAGGAATGGACTAGAAGTCGAAGAAAAAAATAACCTGGTTTAA